Below is a genomic region from Caulobacter rhizosphaerae.
GCGGGGCGGTGGTCAATGCGGCGATCACCAACGCCATCACCGCCAACGGCAACGTCCTGGATCCCAGCGTCGGGACCACCGGCATCAACCTGTTCACCAACGGCCTGGACACCCGCACCCGCGGGATCGAGATCCTGGCCTCCACGTGGACCGACCTGGGCGAGCACGGCAAGATCGACTGGACCCTGGGCGCGAATCTCAACCAGACCAAGGTCACCCGCATCGCCGCGCCGCCGGCCGGCCTGGGCCGCTCGGTGCTGTTCGACCAGACCGCCATCGCCAACCTCGAGCACGCCTCACCGCGCTACAAGGTCAACCTGACCAGTCTCTATTCCAGCGGCAAGTGGACGGTGAACCTGGTCAACACCGTCTATGGCCCGGCCTGGAGCTACACCAACGTCAACGGGGCCTTCTTCAAGGACAGGATCAAGACCGGCCTGATCACCGACCTTGAGCTGGCCTATAAGATCACCCCGTCGCTACGAGGGGCCTTGGGCGCCAACAACCTGTTCGACATCTATCCCGACAAGCTGAACCCGGCCGGAACCGCCGCCTCGATCGCGGCCGGCAACCCGGCCGTGGCGCTCTATCCCAGCTTCGCGCCGTTCGGGATCAACGGCGGCTACTACTACGGCCGGCTGACCTACAGCTTCTAGCCGCGCCTTCCGAAGGCGCCGGCTTGGAATGCTTCCCTTTTCCAAAGCCGGCGCCGAGGCGGCCCCTTGCTGTAGGGCCGCCGCATCGTTTTCCCAGCGATCGGCCGATCGCCCTGCCTGGAGACAACCCCTGGATCTGCAATTGGACGGCAAGCGCGCCCTGATCACCGGCGCCAGCCGCGGCATCGGCAAGGCGATCGCCCGGGCCTTGGCCCAGGACGGCGTGGACGTTGTGATCGCGGCCCGAAACCTGGAGCCCCTGACCGCCACGGCCTTGGAGCTGGCCACCGCCACCGGTCGCCGCATCATGCCGCTGGTGGTCGACACTGGTGACGACGGCTCGGTCCAGGCCCTGATCAAACAGGCGATCTACGAACTCGGCGGCATAGACATCCTGGTCAACAACGCCGCCACGGGGCACGACCCGGTTCGACGATTTCCAGAAAGAGCTGGAGATCTCGCGGAACCGGCTAGGCGGGCGACTGAAGAAACTCGTCGGCTGCGGCGTTCTCGACCGCCGACCGATCACGTCCCCGTCTCGCCCCGTTCGAGGTCGGCAGCCAAACTGGCGATGATCCGATCCAGGGCGGCCGGCAGCAGACCGTCATAGGTCAGGGTGACGGGGTCCCCGCCCCGCGCTGTTTGCTTCAGCGTGGCCGCGAAGGTGGGGTAGCGGGTCGGGGACTGTAGAACCGCTCGCCGCACCGACCTTGGATCGTGCAGAAGCTTGCGCGCGGCCATCGGCTTTTCTTCCATCAACGTCATCGGGTTGACGAAGAAGACGAGCATGGCCAGCGCCTGCCAGATGTTGTGATCCTTGAAGCCGGCCCGCCGCAGGATGCTCAGCATCGTCTCGGTCCAGATCAGGGCCGCGGGCGACTCGCGGTTCGCGAGCAGGATGCGCGCCAGGCCGGGATATTCCAGCAGCCGCGCCTGATAGGCCAGGACATAGGCCCGCAGTTGTTCAGCCCAGGGCTGATCCAGATTCTCGACCTTGAGATCCTCGAAGATCGATTCGGCGACCCGTTCGAACAGCGCGTCCTTGTCGCTGAAATGATAGTATAGCGCGGTCGCGGTCACGTTCAGTTTGAGCGCGATCTGCCGCATCGTGACCTTGGCGAACCCGGTTTCCCGCGCCAGCGCCCGGGTCACCGACACGATGCTCTCAGCTAGAAAACCGGCGCTCTCCCGGTTAGCGACGCCGCGCTGGAGTTTCAAAGTCTTCATTCCACGCTTCTGACCTCGCCCGCTAGACGCGTCATCGTAAAGAGCGCCGCAAGGGGCGCCCAGACGTGCGACCGGCCGCTTGGCCGGATTTGGCGTCATTTCGACCCACAAGCCTGAGGTTGAACCCAGCGTGGCGCTGATTTCGCATACGCGATCCCAAGCTCCCAGCGATTGACGACGAGCGGCAAGACGCCCGTCCTTCACTTAACAACGTTAAAAAATCTAGGGAAGAAAACAATGACCAGGTCCACGGGGCTGCTCTGCGCCGTCAGTTTGCTTGCCCTCGCCGTCGCCGCCCGACCGGACGCTGGTTTCGCCCAGGCGGCTCCATCCCCGACTCCGCCAGCGCCAGCACCGGATACGGGCGTGTCGACCTTGGAAGACGTGGTCGTCACCGCCCGCCGGATCTCCGAACGGCTTCAGGAAGTGCCGGTGGCCGTCACCGCCCTCAGCGCCAAGGCCCTTGCGGAACGGCCGATCTTCAACGCCGTCGACCTCAACAGCTATGTCCCCGCCCTGAAGATCGAAGGGTTCAACTCGCCCGACAAGCTGGTCGTCGGCATCCGCGGGCAGCGTAACGCCCAGGTGGTTCCGGGGCAGGACCCCTCGGTCGGGATCTATTTCTCCGAAGTGGCCCTGAGCTATCCGGTCGGCGTCAACCAGCAGTTCTATGATCTGGACTCGCTGCAGGTCCTCAAAGGGCCGCAAGGCACGCTGTTCGGCCAGAGCACGACGGGCGGCGCCATCCTGATCGCGCCCAAGCGTCCCACCGACACGTTCGAAGGCTCGGTCACCGCCGGCGCCCGGGCGTTCGACGGCGGCCAGGGTCTGTACGGCACGGCCGTCCTCAACGCGCCGCTCAGCAAGTCGCTCTCGGTGCGCGCCGCCGTGAACTGGATCGACCGCGACGGCTATGTCGACAATGAAGCGCCGCTGCCGGCGACCCAGTACGCCCTGAATACGCCGCCGAACAAGGGCGGCCGCCTCGACGACGATCGCGAGTTCAGCGCCCGGCTTTCGGCGCTATGGCGGCCAACCGACACCTTCGAGAACTACCTGCTCTACAGCTACACGCGGTTCAAATCCAACGGGGCGGCCTTCCACGCCACGAGCTTCAATCCCGCGGGCTTCGGCGCCTTCCTGCTCCCAAGTTCGACGGCCGCCTTCGCGCAATTGCAAAGCCAGTACAGCGACAACTTTTGGTCTACCCGCTCGGACGTGCAATCCAATGTAGACCTGAAGATGTACCAAGTGGCCGACACGGCGACCTGGAACATCAACGACAATCTGCTGCTCAAGAACATCGTCAGCTACCGCGACTTCGATCGCAAATATTTCCAGGATTTCAGCGGCTTCGCCCTGCCCCTGCTGACCGCCTCTGTGCCGGACGACGGCACGGAGCTCTCCGAGGAAATGCAGCTCCAGGGCAAGGCCTGGGACGGAAACCTGAAATGGGTGGCCGGGCTCTATTTCTTCGACCAGAAGATCGAGCACGGCTCGGGCGCCAGCTTCCTCGGCTTTCCGCTGACCGACGTGGTCTCCCACACCCGCAGCCGCAGCTATGCGGCCTTCGTCCAGGGCACGGCGCAGCTGCCAGCCATCGACGACCGCCTCTCCCTGACCCTGGGCGCGCGCTACACCCAGGACCGCCGCGACGTGTTCATCGACGGCATCGACCACAACAGCGGCGCCTGCACCCTGACGGACAACGGCGTCCCCCTGTCCGTGGGCGCCTGCAGCTTCGACGACCACGCCAAGTTCAACGAGCCAACCTATACCGCCAGCCTGAACTTCCAGCTCGACACGGACACGCTGCTCTACGCGGCGACCCGTCGAGGCTATCGGGCCGGCGGCTACGCGCCCGACATCCAGACCGTGCAGTCCAACCGGCGCTTCGATCCGGAAATCGTCCAGGATTTCGAGCTCGGCTTCAAGAAGGACTGGCAGCTTGGCGGCGCCAGCCTGCGGACCAATGCGGCGGCCTACTACCAGGACTACAGCAAGATCCAGCGCTTCGTGGCGGTGGACAATCCGTCCAACATCGCCGTCGTCAACGCCGCCGGCGCCAAGATTCCGGGTGGCGAGATCGAGGTGATCCTGGTCCCGGTCTCCGGCCTCAGCCTGTCGGCCTCGCTGTCAGTGATCAAGCCGAAGTACAAGAGCTTCGTGACCGCCAGCGGCGACTTCACGTCCAACCGCCTGGCCCAGGTGCCCGAAAAGCAGTTCACGATCGGCGCCCACTACACCCTGCCCGTCCCCGCGTCCGTTGGCGAGATCCGCCTGGGCGCCGACTACTATCACCAGAGCGAGGTCTATTTCACCGACACGACCCAGGGCCCCGCTTTCGGTCCGGACGCCTCGCAGAAGCAGGCCGGCTATGGCCTGCTCAACATCAAGGCCGACTGGGACCACATCGGCGGGTCCAATATCGGGGCCTCGCTCTACGTCCAGAACGCCTTGGCGGAGAAATATCTGACCTATGGCGTGATCCTGTACCCGTCGCTGGGCTTCAACTCCGCCACCGTCGGCGATCCCCGGGTGTTCGGCTTCGAGCTGCGCTACAGCTGGTAAGCCTTGGCGCTTATACGACGACGCCTCCGACCCTGCGGTCGGAGGCGTTTTTCGTATCGCCTTTTCGAACCGGTCCGCCTGGAACGGTCCGCTCCTGCGTCAGCTGTCCCAGGCGATGTCGCCGCTCATGATGTCGCTGTAATAGGGCATGTGCATCAGCATTCCGCCGTCGACCTCGATATTCTGGCCGGTGATGAAGGCGGCGTCGTCGGAACTCAGGAACACCGCCATGGCGGCGATGTCCTCGGGGAGGCCGAGGCGGGGAGTCAGGGTGTTGCGCTCCATGACCCCGACCATGGCGCCATGCACGTTCTTCTTGCCGCCCTCGGTCCGGATCAGGCCCGGGCAGATGGCGTTGCAGCGGATGCCCTGCTTTCCGTAGATCGTCGCGACGTAGCGCATCAGGCTCGCCACCGCGGCCTTGGACGCGCCGTAGGCGATGTTGGAGATGTCGCCCAGCAGGCCTGACCCCGACGTGGTCATCAGGATCGACCCGCCGCCGGCCTTCAGCATGTGCGGGATGGCGTATTTGCAGCCCGCCAGATAGCCGCGCGCATTGACCGCCATCGTACGGTCCCAGACCGCGAAGTCGATGCCGACCGGGTCGGTGTCCAGCTTGATGACGTCCGGCGACATCAGGGCGGCGTTGTTGAACAACACGTCGAGCCGGCCGAACCGGTCGACGGCCGCCGCGACAAGCGCCTCGACCGAGGCCACATCGCCGGCGTCGAACCTGACGGCCAGGGCGGCGTCGCCGAGTTCCTTCGCCAGGGCCTCGGCGCGGCCGCCGTCGATGTCGCCGATCACCACCTTGGCGCCTTCCTGAGCGAAGCGCCGACAGGTCGCCTCGCCGATCCCCGACGCGCCGCCGGTGACGATCGCCACCTTGCCTTCGAGACCTCGCATGCGTTCCTCCATTTTTTGCCATTTCAGGCGCGCTTTCCGCGCTGGAAAGAATTCGTATGGGCTTTGTCGATCCTGGGAAGTGGATTTCGCGCACATATCTCATTCGCGATGGCGGTTCGGCCTACTTGACAACGTTAAGTCCTTTTCGTCTTCTTCATCAGAACCACGGCTCTGAAATAGAAAACGCGACAAGGCCGGCGCGACGACGGCGGCCAACGCCTGGGTGAGGAAACCATGTCAAGAGTTGAGCGCCCCGCCGCGGGCAAGACCGAGCTGGACCAAGTCTGGGGCCTGCGGCCTCATTTCTACAAGGAATTCATGGCCGATCACGCCCGGTCGATCGCCCGGGTCGACCCCGTGATCCTTGAGCTTTGCCGATTGCATATGGCCACGGTCTTCACCAGCGCCTTCTCCCTGGCCCTGCGTTACCGGCCGGCCCTCGATGCGGGCCTGACCGAGGAGAAGATCGCGGCCATCCCACGCGCCTACAACTCGCCGCTGTTTTCACCGGCCGAGCGGCAATGCCTTCAATTCGCCGAGCAGTTCGCCATCCAGGCCAGCAGCATCGACGACGGCGACGTCAAGAAGCTGGAGGAGGCGATCGGCGTCGAACCGATGATCTACCTGATCAAGGCGCTAAGCGTCATGGACCAGCTGCAGCGCAGCACGGTCGCCTTCCGGCTGGCCCCGCCGGCCGAGGTTCCCGACACCCTGCCCGACTTCGAAATCGTCAAGCTGGCCGCCTGAGGCCCCCGCCCCTCTCCATCAGCACGCAGGAGCCAGACCGATGGCGACTACACCCCGCATCCCCGAAGAGTACGCCCAGGGCTTCACCATGCTGGCCGGCGACCAGAACAGCCCGGCGGCGCGGATCGCCATTCCGCAGGAGCTGAACCGCCTGGCCGGCATACCGATCGCCAGCGCCCGGTCGCTGCAGCTGGATCCCGTGCTCCATGAGTGCGTGCGCCTGTTCAACGCCAACTACCAGGGCTGCGAATACTGCAAGAACGCGCGTCAGGCCGTCGCCGTCCAGGCCGGCCTGGACGAGGACATGGTCAGCAAGCTGACGCGGTTCGAGACCAGCGACCTGCCCGAACGCACCAAGGCGGCGCTGCGGATCACCGACGCCCTGGCCTCGGCGCCGCAGATGCTGACGGACGAGATCTGGAACGGCGCCCGCCAGCACTTCTCCGAATTGGAGGTCGTCGATCTGGTGCTGCTGTCCTGCTACACGACCGGCAGCCGAGTGGCGATCATCCTGGGGGTCGAGCCGGGCAAGGAGGCCTCGTCGCGGCTCTTCTATCCGACTGACCCGGTCTACGGGGACTCGCCGGACCTCAACGCCGCGATCGAGGCGCTCAAGGAAGGCGGCGTCGCGGTCAAGGAACGAGGCGAGGGCTACGATCGGATCCCGATGGGCTGACGGGGCCGCACCCCTTGAGTCGCTCGCCTGATGATAGTCGGCCCGGCCAAAACGGCGCCGGCTCCTGGGAGGTCGCTTTCAACGTCGAGACCGGCTGAACCACGGACTATAGGCCTCCGCCAGCGCTCACCTCAGCGGGCGCCGGCGGGCGTCACGCACGCGCGACGGACCGTCCCTCAAGAAGCGGCGCATAGGCGGCGAGCCTCTCGGAGACGAACTCCGTGAACAGCCGCACCCGCTTGGTCTTGCGAGTCTCTCCCTGGGTCAGGAGCCAGAGCGTGCCGTACATGTGCAGGTCGGCGCCAGGAACCCGCACCAGCAGGGGGTCGGCGTCTCCAACAAAGCACGGCAGCGTGGTGATCCCCAGTCCTTGCCGAACCGCAACGATCTGGGCCTCCGCGTCCGTGACCCTGAACGGAACGTTGGCGACACGAACCTCACCCTGGCTGGCCCAATCGGGAACGCCATGGGCGCTTATGACGATCCATCGCGTGGGCTCGGAGGCTCCCGAAAGCCAGGCGGCGAGCCGATCATGGGCGATATACACGCCGCCGAATACCTCCGGCCCCTTCAAGCCATGGAGGTTGAGCGGCAGGGTCTTGCGATCGTAGACGACGCGAATCGCGACATCGGCCTCACGATTGGTCAGATTCGCCAGCTCGCCGGACGAGGCGATGTCCATCTCGACGTCGGGATGCAGACGCGCGAAATCGGCGAAGTCGGGCATCAGCAGATGTGTCGCCAGGGGTGGCGGCAACGTCACCCGCAGGAGCCCGCGCACACTCTGGTCGCGCCCAAAGACACGCGTCTCCAACTGGTGCGACGAGGCTTCCATCTGGCTGGCGAGTTCAAGGACCTCATCGCCCGCGGCCGTCAGGCGGTAGCCCGAAGGCAACCTTTCGAACATCTGCGCGCCGAGGCTCTCCTCGAGTTGGCCGATGCGCCGCAACACGGTGGCGTGGTTGACCCCAAGGCTCTTGGCGGCGGCCCGCACGGAGCCGCCACGCGCGGCGGCCAGAAAGTAGCGGACGTCATCCCAGTCGATCATCGTCCATTCCCGCGCCGCGTGGTGCGGCTTTCGCAATCCTCTGCTGGAGTGCACGCGATCATCGCGGTGTTCAACCGTCCAGCCGGATCGTTTGCGCACCACCGATGTGCGCGCCTGCGCACTCACCGCCCGGCTCCGGCGAACCCATTTCGAGCGTCCCCGGGGGGGCTCCCCGGACAGCCAAAGACTTAGACAGCGAGACCAAGGACGCACGACATGACCAGACTGAATGGCAAGACCGCCGTAATTACCGGCGGCGCGACCGGCATCGGCCTCGCCGCGGCCAAGCGCTTCATCGACGAGGGCGCCGTCGTCTTCATTTTCGGCCGTCGGCAGGACGCGCTCGACGCGGCCATGGCCGACTTGGGGCCCAACGCCCGCGTGGTGAAGGGCTCGGTCTCCGCTGAGGCCGACCTTGATCGACTCTACGCGGCTGTGAAGGCCGAGCGCGGAACCCTCGACATCGTCTTCGCCAATGCCGGGACGGGAGGTCCGCTTCCGCTCGGCCAGATCACCGCCCAGCACATCAACGAGACCTTCGACACCAATGTGAAGGGTACGATCTTCACGGTCCAGAAGGCGCTGCCGCTGATGGGTCAGGGCGGTTCGATCATCCTGACCGGGTCGAGCGCCGGCACGACGGGCGCTCCGGCGTTCAGCGCCTACAGCGCCAGCAAGGCGGCGGTGCGTAATCTGGCGCGAACCTGGGCCGAGGACCTGAAGGGCACAGGCATCCGGGTCAACGTACTGTCGCCCGGGGCGACGGCGACCGAACTGGCCAAGGAAGCACTTGGCGTCGAGGGCCAGAAGGTCTTCGCCGCGATGACGCCGCTCCAGCGCATGGCCGATCCGGCGGAGATCGCAGCTGTGGCCGCCTTCCTCGCCTCCGACGACAGCAGCTTCATGACCGCCAGCGAGGTCGCCGTCGACGGCGGCCTGGCGCAACTCTGACGCGCTAGCCTGGCCGGGCGCTGTCGATGTTCGGAGCCCGACCAGGCGTCCAAACTGAAGGAGACTACATATGAGCTACGCAATTATCGGCTTCGGCAAGATCGGCCACGCTCTGGCCAGAGCGTTCGCCCGCAAGGGCCTCGAAGTGTCCGTCGCGACCACGCGGGACCCGGAAAGCTTCGCGGCCGATGCGGCCGAGATCGGCCCTACAGTCATGCCCAAAATACTGACGGACGCCGTCAAGGCGGATATCATCTTCTTGGCCGTCCGTTTCGAAGCGCACCCGGATGTCGCCAAGGCGCTGCCCAGTTGGAAGGGGAAGACCATCGTCGATGTGACCAACGCCTATGGCGTGCCCCCCGAGCACCTGGGAGGGCAGCCTTCTTCCAAGTTCATCGCGCAGGCCTTCACGGACGCCAGGCTGGTCAAGGGCTTCAACCATCTGATCGCCGCCATTCTTGACCAGGGTCCGGCCGTGCAGGGCGGCAGGCGCGTCGTGTTCCTGGCGAGCGATGACGACGACGCCGCGGCTGAAATCGGCGGGCTTGCGGAAGATCTCGGCTTCGCGCCGATCAAGCTCGGCCGCCTTTCGGAAGGCGGGCTGCTGGTCCAGGCGCGCGGAAACAGCTGGGGTCAGTTGGTCTTCAAGGATCTGGTCAAGTTCGACGGATGAATACGATCTCACCGACAGGGACACGCCGCCCGGATCTCGCGATCCGATCCGGGTGGCGATCCCTCACGGACCCACCGCCGTTCGGCGGCGCTACACGCGTGGGCGCGCCTGATGTAAATTGGCGCCCTGCCGAGCGCAGGAGCCATCGTCGATGCGCGGTCTCGCGACCCTTTTGATCGGACTTGTCTTGCTGCCGGGCGCGGCGGCCGCGCGTCCCGCACCCAGAGTCCTGATCGACTACACGCCCGTCTTTGATCGCGTCTGCAGCCAGGCCGTGGGCTCGCCAACGCCGCCAGGCGCCTCCGAAGAGATCGTCGCCAGGCTGGAGGAGTTTCGACGTCTGTGGGCCCAAGGCGGGCCGCGCTTGCTGGAGACCGCCCAGGCGATCACCGGCCGTCCCTATGGCTTTCGGGAGACCGTCGCGGCCGTGCACGTCTGCCCAGGCTTCGCCAGCATGAGCCTGCCCCTGCTGATCAATGTGCGACTGTTCCTGCGCGCCACGAACGGGCGCTTTGTCGATCGGCCGGAGATGTTTGTCGACACGCTGTTTCACGAAACCCTGCACACCTACATCCGAGGCATTCTGGGCGCAGGCGATAAGGCCGCCCTACGTTCGGCATTACTTCGCAAATACGCGCAGGAATCGCTCGTGACGCGAAATCACCTGCATCTGATCGCGCTGCAAAGCGAAGTCTATCGACGCCTCGGCCGGCCGGAGATGGCGGATGCGGCGCGGGCCGCAGACGCCCCCATCGGCCCCGACTATGTGCGCGCCTGGGCGATCGTCGATACGGAAGGCGCCCAGCCTTTCATTGGCGAGCTACAATCTGCTGCTCGATGACCTTCAGCCGAAGGCGTCGAA
It encodes:
- a CDS encoding SDR family NAD(P)-dependent oxidoreductase gives rise to the protein MDGKRALITGASRGIGKAIARALAQDGVDVVIAARNLEPLTATALELATATGRRIMPLVVDTGDDGSVQALIKQAIYELGGIDILVNNAATGHDPVRRFPERAGDLAEPARRATEETRRLRRSRPPTDHVPVSPRSRSAAKLAMIRSRAAGSRPS
- a CDS encoding SDR family NAD(P)-dependent oxidoreductase; the encoded protein is MRGLEGKVAIVTGGASGIGEATCRRFAQEGAKVVIGDIDGGRAEALAKELGDAALAVRFDAGDVASVEALVAAAVDRFGRLDVLFNNAALMSPDVIKLDTDPVGIDFAVWDRTMAVNARGYLAGCKYAIPHMLKAGGGSILMTTSGSGLLGDISNIAYGASKAAVASLMRYVATIYGKQGIRCNAICPGLIRTEGGKKNVHGAMVGVMERNTLTPRLGLPEDIAAMAVFLSSDDAAFITGQNIEVDGGMLMHMPYYSDIMSGDIAWDS
- a CDS encoding SDR family NAD(P)-dependent oxidoreductase, yielding MTRLNGKTAVITGGATGIGLAAAKRFIDEGAVVFIFGRRQDALDAAMADLGPNARVVKGSVSAEADLDRLYAAVKAERGTLDIVFANAGTGGPLPLGQITAQHINETFDTNVKGTIFTVQKALPLMGQGGSIILTGSSAGTTGAPAFSAYSASKAAVRNLARTWAEDLKGTGIRVNVLSPGATATELAKEALGVEGQKVFAAMTPLQRMADPAEIAAVAAFLASDDSSFMTASEVAVDGGLAQL
- a CDS encoding TonB-dependent receptor; its protein translation is MSTLEDVVVTARRISERLQEVPVAVTALSAKALAERPIFNAVDLNSYVPALKIEGFNSPDKLVVGIRGQRNAQVVPGQDPSVGIYFSEVALSYPVGVNQQFYDLDSLQVLKGPQGTLFGQSTTGGAILIAPKRPTDTFEGSVTAGARAFDGGQGLYGTAVLNAPLSKSLSVRAAVNWIDRDGYVDNEAPLPATQYALNTPPNKGGRLDDDREFSARLSALWRPTDTFENYLLYSYTRFKSNGAAFHATSFNPAGFGAFLLPSSTAAFAQLQSQYSDNFWSTRSDVQSNVDLKMYQVADTATWNINDNLLLKNIVSYRDFDRKYFQDFSGFALPLLTASVPDDGTELSEEMQLQGKAWDGNLKWVAGLYFFDQKIEHGSGASFLGFPLTDVVSHTRSRSYAAFVQGTAQLPAIDDRLSLTLGARYTQDRRDVFIDGIDHNSGACTLTDNGVPLSVGACSFDDHAKFNEPTYTASLNFQLDTDTLLYAATRRGYRAGGYAPDIQTVQSNRRFDPEIVQDFELGFKKDWQLGGASLRTNAAAYYQDYSKIQRFVAVDNPSNIAVVNAAGAKIPGGEIEVILVPVSGLSLSASLSVIKPKYKSFVTASGDFTSNRLAQVPEKQFTIGAHYTLPVPASVGEIRLGADYYHQSEVYFTDTTQGPAFGPDASQKQAGYGLLNIKADWDHIGGSNIGASLYVQNALAEKYLTYGVILYPSLGFNSATVGDPRVFGFELRYSW
- a CDS encoding NADPH-dependent F420 reductase — its product is MSYAIIGFGKIGHALARAFARKGLEVSVATTRDPESFAADAAEIGPTVMPKILTDAVKADIIFLAVRFEAHPDVAKALPSWKGKTIVDVTNAYGVPPEHLGGQPSSKFIAQAFTDARLVKGFNHLIAAILDQGPAVQGGRRVVFLASDDDDAAAEIGGLAEDLGFAPIKLGRLSEGGLLVQARGNSWGQLVFKDLVKFDG
- a CDS encoding LysR family transcriptional regulator; the encoded protein is MIDWDDVRYFLAAARGGSVRAAAKSLGVNHATVLRRIGQLEESLGAQMFERLPSGYRLTAAGDEVLELASQMEASSHQLETRVFGRDQSVRGLLRVTLPPPLATHLLMPDFADFARLHPDVEMDIASSGELANLTNREADVAIRVVYDRKTLPLNLHGLKGPEVFGGVYIAHDRLAAWLSGASEPTRWIVISAHGVPDWASQGEVRVANVPFRVTDAEAQIVAVRQGLGITTLPCFVGDADPLLVRVPGADLHMYGTLWLLTQGETRKTKRVRLFTEFVSERLAAYAPLLEGRSVARA
- a CDS encoding TetR/AcrR family transcriptional regulator, which translates into the protein MKTLKLQRGVANRESAGFLAESIVSVTRALARETGFAKVTMRQIALKLNVTATALYYHFSDKDALFERVAESIFEDLKVENLDQPWAEQLRAYVLAYQARLLEYPGLARILLANRESPAALIWTETMLSILRRAGFKDHNIWQALAMLVFFVNPMTLMEEKPMAARKLLHDPRSVRRAVLQSPTRYPTFAATLKQTARGGDPVTLTYDGLLPAALDRIIASLAADLERGETGT
- a CDS encoding carboxymuconolactone decarboxylase family protein codes for the protein MATTPRIPEEYAQGFTMLAGDQNSPAARIAIPQELNRLAGIPIASARSLQLDPVLHECVRLFNANYQGCEYCKNARQAVAVQAGLDEDMVSKLTRFETSDLPERTKAALRITDALASAPQMLTDEIWNGARQHFSELEVVDLVLLSCYTTGSRVAIILGVEPGKEASSRLFYPTDPVYGDSPDLNAAIEALKEGGVAVKERGEGYDRIPMG